The following proteins come from a genomic window of Gloeomargarita sp. SRBZ-1_bins_9:
- the argB gene encoding acetylglutamate kinase yields the protein MLSNRDRVQVLSEALPYIQKFAGRTIVIKYGGAAMKDESLKQQVISDVVFMSCVGIRPILVHGGGPEINTWLDKLGIAPQFKNGLRVTDAATMEVVEMVLVGRVNKEIVRLINQAGGKAVGIAGVDGHLIQARPEGSDDIGFVGEVKSVETHLLETLIQSGYIPVVSSVAADETGQAYNINADTVAGEIAAALGAEKLILLTDTPGILHDPQDPSTLYHFLNIQQARALIEQGVIRGGMIPKVNCCVRSLAQGVKAAHILDGRLPHALLLEIFTDTGIGSMIVASGVGHAPN from the coding sequence ATGCTCAGCAACCGCGACCGGGTGCAGGTTCTCAGCGAAGCCTTGCCTTACATCCAGAAATTCGCCGGGCGCACCATCGTGATCAAATACGGCGGGGCAGCCATGAAGGATGAATCCTTAAAACAACAGGTCATCAGCGACGTGGTGTTCATGTCCTGCGTCGGGATTCGCCCCATCCTGGTCCATGGCGGCGGGCCGGAGATCAATACCTGGTTGGACAAGCTGGGTATCGCCCCCCAGTTCAAAAACGGCCTGCGGGTGACCGATGCGGCCACGATGGAGGTGGTGGAGATGGTGCTGGTGGGTCGGGTCAATAAAGAAATCGTGCGCTTGATCAACCAGGCGGGGGGCAAGGCGGTGGGCATCGCTGGCGTGGATGGCCATCTGATTCAGGCCCGTCCTGAGGGTTCTGACGACATCGGCTTTGTGGGGGAAGTCAAAAGCGTAGAGACCCACCTTTTAGAAACTTTGATCCAGTCGGGCTATATTCCGGTGGTCTCCAGCGTAGCCGCCGATGAAACCGGCCAAGCCTACAACATCAACGCCGATACGGTTGCCGGAGAAATTGCCGCTGCCCTCGGAGCCGAAAAGCTCATCCTGCTGACAGACACCCCCGGCATCCTGCACGACCCCCAGGACCCCAGCACCCTCTATCACTTTCTCAACATTCAGCAGGCGCGGGCGCTCATCGAACAGGGGGTGATCCGGGGGGGCATGATTCCCAAAGTAAACTGCTGCGTGCGGTCCCTGGCCCAGGGGGTGAAAGCCGCCCACATCCTCGACGGCCGATTGCCCCATGCGTTGCTTTTGGAAATCTTTACCGATACGGGGATTGGCTCCATGATCGTGGCCTCGGGCGTAGGTCATGCCCCCAATTGA
- a CDS encoding histidine triad nucleotide-binding protein has protein sequence MSSDTVFGRIIRRELPATILHEDDLCLVIQDINPQAPVHLLVIPKEPLPRLSAARPEHQALLGHLLLIAQRVAQAQNLTQGYRLVINDGPQAGQTVYHLHIHILGGRDLGWPPG, from the coding sequence ATGAGCAGCGATACCGTCTTTGGCCGCATTATCCGTAGGGAACTCCCCGCCACCATCCTCCATGAGGACGACCTGTGCCTGGTGATCCAGGACATCAACCCCCAGGCGCCGGTGCATTTGCTGGTCATTCCCAAGGAACCGCTCCCTCGCCTGTCGGCAGCCCGGCCCGAACACCAGGCTCTGCTGGGGCATTTGCTCCTGATTGCCCAACGGGTGGCCCAGGCGCAAAACCTGACCCAGGGCTATCGGCTGGTGATCAACGACGGTCCCCAGGCCGGTCAAACCGTCTATCACCTGCACATTCACATCCTGGGCGGCAGGGACCTGGGTTGGCCCCCCGGCTGA
- the psbA gene encoding photosystem II q(b) protein has protein sequence MTVTLERRSSVSLWEQFCQWVTSTDNRLYVGWFGVLMIPTLLTATACFIIAFIAAPPVDIDGIREPVSGSLLYGNNIITAAVVPSSNAIGMHLYPIWEAASLDEWLYNGGPYQLIVLHFLIGVFCYMGREWELSYRLGMRPWICVAYSAPVAAATAVFLIYPIGQGSFSDGMPLGISGTFNFMLVFQAEHNILMHPFHMLGVAGVFGGALFCAMHGSLVTSSLIRETSEDESQNYGYKFGQEEETYNIVAAHGYFGRLIFQYASFNNSRSLHFFLAAWPVVGIWFTSLGISTMAFNLNGFNFNQSIVDSQGRVINTWADVINRANLGIEVMHERNAHNFPLDLASAEPVVAPAING, from the coding sequence ATGACTGTAACCCTGGAACGTCGTTCGAGCGTGAGCCTGTGGGAGCAGTTCTGCCAGTGGGTGACCAGCACCGACAACCGGCTGTATGTGGGCTGGTTTGGCGTGTTGATGATCCCCACCCTGCTGACTGCCACGGCTTGCTTCATCATTGCGTTCATTGCGGCTCCCCCGGTGGATATTGACGGGATTCGTGAGCCGGTGTCCGGTTCGCTGCTGTATGGCAACAACATCATCACGGCGGCGGTGGTGCCTTCCTCCAATGCCATTGGGATGCACCTGTACCCGATTTGGGAAGCGGCTTCCTTGGATGAGTGGCTGTACAATGGCGGCCCTTACCAGTTGATCGTGCTGCACTTCCTGATCGGTGTGTTCTGCTACATGGGTCGGGAGTGGGAGTTGTCCTACCGGCTGGGGATGCGTCCCTGGATTTGTGTGGCCTACTCGGCGCCGGTGGCGGCTGCGACTGCTGTGTTTTTGATCTATCCCATTGGCCAGGGGTCCTTCTCGGATGGGATGCCTCTGGGGATTTCCGGTACCTTCAACTTCATGCTGGTGTTCCAGGCGGAGCACAACATCCTGATGCACCCCTTCCATATGTTGGGGGTGGCGGGGGTGTTTGGCGGTGCCCTGTTCTGCGCCATGCATGGTTCCCTGGTGACCTCCTCCTTGATCCGGGAAACCTCTGAGGATGAGTCCCAGAACTACGGCTACAAGTTCGGCCAAGAGGAAGAAACCTACAACATTGTGGCAGCCCACGGCTACTTCGGCCGGCTGATCTTCCAATACGCCAGCTTTAACAACAGCCGTTCGCTGCACTTCTTCCTGGCGGCCTGGCCGGTGGTGGGCATCTGGTTCACCTCCCTGGGCATCAGCACGATGGCCTTCAACCTGAACGGCTTTAACTTCAACCAGTCCATCGTGGACAGCCAAGGTCGGGTGATTAACACCTGGGCGGATGTGATCAACCGGGCCAACCTGGGGATCGAAGTGATGCATGAGCGCAACGCCCACAACTTCCCCCTGGATCTGGCCTCCGCTGAACCGGTGGTGGCCCCGGCGATCAACGGCTAA
- a CDS encoding DUF87 domain-containing protein, which yields MTHTGPLGVVIQGSLTQGLEVRLHPDVSVEDLRVGKFLVVQGRRARFFCMLTDVVLGTASPRILADPPAPHNQFLTQVLAGTGTYSTINLSPMLVLVTGDGDQPMELLPVKTVPSHFSQVYEASEQDFRSVFGWEDDPHRRNFAIGRPLDMDVPICLDLDRFVERSNGIFGKSGTGKSFLTRLLLCGIIHKQAAVNLVFDMHSEYGWEAMKEGKEASTVKGLKQLFPDQVQIYTLDPDSTKRRGVPQAQELRISLDQIEVEDLELLREVLNLSEASIENANILRAEYGNQWIGQLLQLSNEEIQEFCQTRRGSPAAIMALQRKLQRLENLSYICSASANNYVQQILRDLDAGKHVVIEFGSQSNLLAYMLATNIITRRIHGSYVKKAEKFLQSKDPKDRPRQLVITIEEAHRFLNPAVAHQTIFGTIAREMRKYFVTLLVVDQRPSGIDNEVMSQIGTRITALLNDERDIEAIFTGVAGSQGLRSVLAKLDSKQQALVLGHAVPMPVVMQTRPYDQAFYQSLGYLDSTQDREKILARAQAARRDLGV from the coding sequence ATGACCCACACAGGCCCCCTTGGTGTTGTGATTCAAGGCTCCCTGACCCAGGGTTTGGAGGTGCGTCTGCATCCCGATGTCTCGGTGGAGGATTTGCGGGTGGGCAAATTTTTAGTGGTACAGGGGCGGCGTGCCCGGTTTTTTTGCATGTTGACGGATGTGGTCTTGGGAACGGCCAGCCCCCGCATCCTTGCCGATCCCCCCGCGCCCCACAATCAATTCCTCACCCAGGTACTGGCTGGGACGGGCACCTACTCCACGATTAATCTCAGTCCCATGCTGGTATTGGTGACGGGGGATGGCGACCAACCCATGGAGCTACTGCCGGTGAAAACGGTGCCCAGCCATTTCAGCCAGGTGTATGAGGCTTCGGAGCAGGATTTCCGGTCGGTCTTTGGTTGGGAGGATGATCCCCACCGGCGCAACTTTGCTATTGGGCGGCCTCTGGATATGGATGTCCCCATTTGCCTGGACCTGGACCGGTTTGTAGAACGGAGTAACGGCATTTTCGGCAAATCCGGCACCGGCAAATCCTTCCTGACCCGGTTGCTCCTATGCGGCATTATTCACAAACAAGCGGCGGTGAATCTGGTGTTCGACATGCACTCGGAGTACGGCTGGGAGGCGATGAAAGAGGGCAAAGAGGCCTCCACCGTCAAGGGGTTAAAGCAGCTCTTCCCCGACCAGGTGCAGATTTATACCCTAGACCCGGATTCGACCAAACGGCGGGGGGTGCCCCAGGCGCAGGAACTGCGGATTAGCCTCGACCAAATTGAGGTGGAGGATTTGGAGTTATTGCGGGAGGTGTTGAACCTTTCGGAGGCCAGTATCGAAAACGCCAACATCTTGCGGGCGGAATACGGCAACCAATGGATTGGTCAACTTCTGCAATTGTCCAACGAAGAAATCCAGGAGTTTTGCCAGACGCGGCGGGGTAGTCCGGCGGCCATCATGGCTTTGCAGCGCAAACTCCAACGCCTGGAAAATCTGTCCTACATTTGCTCCGCCTCAGCCAATAACTACGTGCAACAGATTCTGCGGGACCTGGATGCGGGCAAGCATGTGGTGATTGAATTTGGGTCCCAATCGAATCTCTTGGCCTACATGCTGGCCACCAATATCATTACCCGCCGGATTCACGGTTCCTATGTGAAGAAAGCGGAGAAGTTTTTACAATCCAAGGACCCCAAGGACCGGCCCCGGCAACTGGTTATCACCATTGAGGAGGCCCACCGGTTTCTCAATCCCGCCGTGGCCCACCAGACTATCTTTGGGACGATCGCCCGGGAGATGCGCAAGTACTTTGTGACGCTTTTGGTGGTGGACCAACGGCCCTCGGGGATTGATAACGAGGTGATGTCCCAAATTGGCACCCGGATTACGGCCCTGCTGAATGATGAAAGAGATATTGAGGCTATTTTCACGGGGGTGGCGGGTAGTCAAGGGCTGCGGTCGGTGCTGGCTAAGCTGGATTCGAAGCAACAGGCGCTGGTGCTGGGCCATGCGGTGCCGATGCCGGTGGTGATGCAAACCCGTCCCTACGACCAGGCTTTCTATCAGTCCCTTGGCTACCTAGACAGTACCCAGGACCGGGAAAAGATTCTGGCGCGGGCGCAGGCGGCACGACGGGATTTGGGGGTCTAG
- a CDS encoding RNA polymerase sigma factor, RpoD/SigA family, with protein sequence MMNDYTDFPTDELGNGWTSPGELDTGRRGSVTPDMVRTYLQEIGRVPLLTHEEEIVYGKQVQQMMRLLELRDQMAAETGQPPDEEAWAKRAGLSVTELRNILRRGQRAKQRMIEANLRLVVSIAKKYQKRNLELLDLIQEGTLGLERGVEKFDPTRGYKFSTYAYWWIRQAITRAIAQQARTIRLPIHITEKLNKIKKTQRELSQQLGRSPTPSEIAQALELDPAQIREYLTMARQPISMDLRIGDNQDTELGELLEDKGMSPEDFTTREALRGDLERLMAELTPQQREVISLRFGLQDGKELSLSKVGKRLNLSRERVRQLEQQALEHLRRRRVNIREYLAS encoded by the coding sequence ATGATGAACGACTACACCGACTTCCCCACCGATGAACTAGGAAATGGTTGGACCAGCCCGGGTGAGTTGGACACCGGCCGGCGTGGTTCGGTCACCCCGGACATGGTGCGCACCTATTTGCAGGAAATTGGCCGGGTGCCCCTGCTGACCCACGAGGAGGAAATTGTTTACGGTAAACAGGTGCAGCAGATGATGCGCTTGCTGGAGTTGCGGGACCAGATGGCGGCAGAAACTGGGCAACCTCCCGACGAAGAAGCCTGGGCTAAGCGGGCGGGTCTGTCGGTGACCGAATTGCGAAACATTCTCCGGCGGGGCCAGCGGGCCAAGCAACGGATGATTGAGGCGAACCTGCGGCTGGTGGTCTCGATTGCCAAAAAGTACCAGAAGCGCAATTTGGAGCTGTTGGACCTCATCCAGGAGGGTACGCTAGGCCTGGAGCGGGGGGTAGAAAAGTTTGACCCCACCCGGGGCTATAAGTTTTCCACCTATGCCTACTGGTGGATTCGGCAGGCTATTACCCGGGCGATTGCCCAGCAGGCCCGCACCATCCGCTTGCCGATTCACATCACGGAGAAGCTGAACAAGATTAAAAAGACCCAGCGGGAGTTGTCCCAGCAATTGGGCCGTTCCCCGACGCCCTCGGAAATTGCCCAAGCTCTGGAGTTAGACCCGGCCCAGATTCGCGAGTACCTGACGATGGCGCGGCAGCCGATTTCCATGGACCTGCGCATCGGTGATAACCAGGATACGGAGCTGGGGGAACTGCTGGAGGACAAGGGCATGTCGCCGGAGGATTTCACCACCCGTGAAGCCCTGCGGGGGGACCTGGAGCGTCTGATGGCGGAACTGACGCCCCAGCAACGGGAGGTGATTAGTCTGCGTTTTGGGCTACAGGACGGCAAGGAGCTGTCCCTGTCCAAGGTGGGCAAGCGGTTGAACCTATCGCGGGAGCGGGTGCGGCAGCTGGAGCAGCAGGCTCTGGAACACCTGCGCCGCCGGCGGGTGAATATCCGCGAGTACTTGGCCAGCTAG
- a CDS encoding class I SAM-dependent methyltransferase, with product MDTPRVILKPGRDKSLRRYHPWVFSGAIDRLVGRPLPGSTVGVYSHDGEWLAWGAWSPESQIRVRVWSFQAADRIDPCWWRARIDQARQRRQVFSARPDLDSYRLIYGEADGLPGVILDRYGDVLVLQSLTWGADFWWETLVDILTEFYPGATVYERSDTDSRSKEGLPWRTGLITGPEPPELVLIREYQNRFWVDIRRGHKTGFYLDQRENRQVVQAYCRGGEALNCFAYTGGFTVSLLRAGCEHVTQIDSSASALTLATQNVALNGCDGRRVTSVVGDVFQVLRQYRDAGRTFDHIILDPPKFADSQAQVPKAARGYKDINLLAMKLLRPGGFLVTFSCSGLVSADLFQKILAAAAIDSGRTVHLLQPLGQPWDHGVNLWVPEGAYLKGWVCQVI from the coding sequence GTGGATACCCCTAGGGTCATCCTCAAACCGGGCCGCGACAAGTCCCTCCGGCGCTACCACCCTTGGGTATTTTCGGGAGCCATTGATCGCCTGGTTGGCAGGCCTCTGCCCGGTAGTACGGTAGGGGTCTATAGCCACGACGGGGAATGGTTGGCCTGGGGGGCCTGGTCGCCCGAGTCACAAATCCGGGTGCGGGTGTGGAGTTTCCAAGCGGCGGACCGGATTGACCCCTGTTGGTGGCGTGCCCGTATAGACCAAGCTCGGCAACGGCGGCAAGTCTTTAGCGCCCGTCCTGACCTGGATAGTTATCGTTTGATTTACGGGGAAGCGGATGGGTTACCGGGGGTGATCCTGGACCGCTATGGGGATGTCCTGGTCCTACAGTCCCTGACCTGGGGGGCGGATTTTTGGTGGGAAACCCTGGTGGATATTCTGACGGAGTTCTATCCCGGCGCCACCGTTTATGAACGGTCGGATACGGATAGCCGAAGCAAGGAGGGGCTGCCTTGGCGCACGGGGTTAATCACCGGTCCCGAACCACCAGAACTGGTGCTGATTCGCGAGTACCAAAACCGCTTTTGGGTGGATATTCGACGGGGTCACAAAACGGGCTTTTACCTGGACCAGCGGGAAAATCGGCAGGTGGTGCAGGCCTATTGCCGGGGAGGAGAAGCCCTCAATTGCTTTGCCTATACGGGTGGGTTTACGGTGAGTTTGTTGCGAGCCGGTTGCGAGCACGTAACCCAAATTGACAGCTCGGCCAGTGCCTTGACCTTGGCGACCCAAAATGTGGCGCTGAATGGTTGCGACGGGCGCCGGGTGACCAGCGTGGTGGGGGATGTGTTCCAGGTGTTGCGTCAGTATCGGGATGCGGGGCGGACCTTTGACCACATCATCCTCGACCCACCCAAATTTGCCGATAGCCAAGCCCAGGTGCCCAAGGCCGCCCGTGGTTATAAAGACATCAATTTGCTGGCGATGAAACTGCTGCGACCGGGCGGTTTCTTGGTGACCTTTTCCTGTTCGGGCCTGGTGAGTGCTGATTTATTTCAAAAAATCCTGGCCGCAGCAGCTATAGATAGCGGGCGCACTGTGCATCTACTACAACCTTTGGGGCAACCTTGGGACCATGGGGTTAATCTCTGGGTGCCGGAGGGGGCCTATCTCAAGGGTTGGGTGTGTCAGGTGATTTGA
- a CDS encoding serine hydrolase: MSKPYRPTEFASPTTPIRPSRLRPWWQQVCLGTVRLGILGVGLGVLTGTGLRIWSSQGHDRLGSLPLRPQDRPPTWQQFFWPPTADHPPLIPQPVRPTTLEELIPRRGEMQPLRQQLLPLIQRHAKMTVTLYAVDLDSGEYLDINGTQAVSAASTIKLPLLLALFQAWDQGKVRLEERLTMTKNLVAGGSGNMQFQPVGTTFTLLDTATRMIVISDNTATNMILERLGGKDLVNRQFAEWGLQNTVIRNLLPDLKGTNTTSAADLVHTLALIERGEVLSRRSRDWVLHILRRTENRSLLPAGLGPGAVIGHKTGDIGFIIGDAGLVDTATGQRYLVAIFVQSAYNDPQAVQLVQELSRQVYRYLNRVKSPDTPNP, from the coding sequence ATGAGCAAACCCTATCGCCCCACGGAATTTGCCTCCCCAACCACCCCCATCCGACCATCCCGTCTCCGCCCCTGGTGGCAGCAGGTGTGCTTGGGGACTGTGCGCCTGGGAATTTTGGGGGTGGGCTTGGGCGTGTTGACCGGCACCGGCTTGCGGATTTGGTCCAGCCAGGGTCACGACCGCCTTGGCTCGCTGCCTTTGCGTCCCCAGGACCGTCCCCCCACCTGGCAACAGTTTTTCTGGCCCCCGACAGCCGACCACCCCCCCCTTATCCCCCAACCGGTTCGTCCCACAACGCTGGAGGAACTGATTCCCCGCCGCGGCGAGATGCAACCCCTGCGCCAGCAACTCTTGCCCCTGATCCAGCGCCATGCCAAGATGACGGTCACCCTGTACGCGGTGGACTTAGATAGCGGCGAGTACCTAGACATCAACGGCACCCAGGCGGTCTCAGCGGCCAGCACCATCAAGTTGCCCCTGTTGCTTGCCCTGTTTCAAGCCTGGGACCAGGGGAAGGTGCGGCTGGAGGAACGGTTAACCATGACGAAAAACCTGGTGGCCGGTGGTTCGGGTAACATGCAGTTTCAGCCGGTGGGGACGACGTTTACCCTGCTGGACACCGCCACCCGCATGATCGTCATCAGCGATAATACGGCAACCAATATGATCCTGGAACGGCTGGGGGGCAAAGACCTGGTCAACCGCCAGTTTGCAGAATGGGGATTGCAAAACACGGTCATTCGCAATCTTTTGCCCGACCTCAAGGGTACCAACACCACCAGCGCCGCCGATTTGGTCCACACCCTGGCGCTCATCGAACGAGGAGAGGTCCTATCGCGCCGCAGCCGGGATTGGGTGTTGCACATTCTGCGCCGAACGGAAAACCGGAGCCTGTTGCCGGCGGGGCTGGGGCCGGGGGCGGTGATTGGTCATAAAACCGGCGACATTGGCTTCATCATCGGTGATGCGGGTTTGGTGGATACGGCCACCGGCCAACGCTACCTGGTTGCCATCTTCGTCCAAAGCGCCTACAACGACCCCCAAGCCGTGCAGTTAGTTCAGGAACTGTCCCGCCAGGTTTATCGCTACCTGAATCGCGTCAAATCACCTGACACACCCAACCCTTGA
- a CDS encoding glycosyltransferase family 4 protein, protein MRIAQIAPLHESVPPKLYGGTERVVYWLTEELVRRGHEVTLFASGDSQTQARLVPFCPRALRLDPNAIDAVAPHILMVEKVFQMAQEFDVIHGHVDYFPYPLARRHPQVAFLSTLHGRLDIPELQPLYDEFGDIPVVSISHAQRTPLPQARWIGTVYHGLPLDLHPFYPEPGDYLAFLGRVSPEKGLDTAIEIATRLGMPLKASIKIDRVDRFYYESQIEPLVRGNPLVELIGEITEKDKSEFLGRAYAVLFPIRWPEPFGLVMIEAMACGTPVIAMRCGSVPEVMADGETGFVVDSVAAAVEAVGKVGELSRQRVRQIFEKRFSVERMTDDYEALYRQLLAERAT, encoded by the coding sequence ATGCGGATTGCCCAGATTGCCCCTTTACACGAAAGCGTTCCCCCTAAACTCTACGGCGGCACGGAACGGGTGGTCTATTGGTTAACGGAAGAACTGGTGCGCCGGGGTCATGAGGTGACATTGTTTGCCAGCGGTGATTCTCAAACTCAGGCGCGGTTGGTGCCCTTTTGCCCCCGGGCCCTACGCCTCGACCCCAACGCCATTGACGCCGTCGCTCCCCACATCCTGATGGTGGAAAAGGTTTTTCAAATGGCCCAGGAGTTCGACGTGATTCACGGCCATGTGGACTATTTCCCGTACCCATTGGCGCGGCGGCATCCCCAGGTGGCGTTTTTGAGTACGTTGCACGGGCGGTTGGACATTCCCGAGCTGCAACCCCTGTATGACGAATTCGGTGATATACCGGTGGTGTCCATTTCCCACGCCCAACGGACGCCCTTGCCCCAGGCCCGCTGGATCGGCACGGTCTATCACGGATTGCCCCTGGATTTGCACCCCTTTTACCCGGAACCGGGGGATTACCTGGCCTTTTTGGGGCGGGTGTCGCCGGAAAAGGGATTGGACACGGCCATTGAAATTGCCACCCGCTTGGGCATGCCCCTGAAGGCGTCGATTAAGATTGACCGGGTGGACCGCTTTTATTACGAATCCCAGATCGAACCCCTGGTGCGGGGCAACCCCCTGGTGGAACTCATTGGCGAAATTACGGAGAAGGATAAAAGCGAGTTTCTGGGCCGGGCCTACGCGGTGCTGTTTCCCATCCGTTGGCCGGAACCCTTTGGCCTGGTGATGATTGAAGCTATGGCCTGTGGAACGCCGGTGATTGCCATGCGTTGTGGCTCGGTGCCGGAGGTGATGGCGGATGGGGAAACGGGGTTTGTGGTAGATTCGGTGGCGGCGGCGGTGGAAGCCGTGGGCAAGGTGGGGGAACTCAGCCGCCAGCGAGTGCGACAAATCTTTGAAAAGCGCTTTAGTGTGGAACGGATGACGGATGACTACGAGGCTCTCTACCGGCAACTGCTGGCGGAACGGGCCACGTAG
- a CDS encoding amylo-alpha-1,6-glucosidase, translating into MADDIIQYQDQYYIRAQASLVESRPHVLKHDNCFAIFDRLGHMRPLGIGDHGLFRDDTRFLSRLVLDLEGKQFLLLSSEVREDKDILAVDLTNPEFTTSQGQFIGQDTIHVFRTTFLWQNAAYQRIRVHNYGSQTFRIPLTLRYEADFADIFELRGIRRNRQGNSLPSQVQSERVVLRYWGLDNVERQTHLLFDPAPTVVSADTAQWWVTLAPQQEQDLWLTVVCAYGGETLTVLTYDQALQAERTHRQRLRSQAAHLDTGNAQFNDWLNASRDDLLMMLTETPYGLYPYAGVPWFSTVFGRDGLITALATLWWYPDIARGVLLYLAAQQATEEDPSRDAEPGKILHEQRQGEMAKTREVPFGQYYGSIDATPLFVVLAGRYFRRTGDRALLAQLWPHVEAALRWMDTYGDRDGDGFVEYARKVHTGLRNQGWKDSDDAIFYPNGTIAEPPLALCEVQGYVYEAKLQAAQMAEALEQWERAATLRQQALDLQRRFWRAFWCEEIGGYALALDGDKQPCRVRSSNMGHCLFAGIAHPEHAARIAAQILEPHFFSGWGIRTVPQGEGRYNPMSYHNGSIWPHDNALIAAGLARYGYKEEAVRVLTALFDASQFLDLKRLPELFCGFARRQREGPTLYPVACLPQAWASASVFLLLQACLGLEIEGATQRVYLQQPTLPLWLPHVTLQNLTVGTGAIDIGLYLHHGGVSINVLGRRGRVDLIVQ; encoded by the coding sequence ATGGCGGACGACATTATCCAGTACCAGGACCAGTACTACATCCGGGCGCAAGCGTCCCTGGTGGAAAGCCGGCCCCACGTCCTCAAGCACGACAATTGCTTTGCCATTTTTGACCGGCTGGGACATATGCGTCCCCTGGGCATCGGTGACCACGGCCTGTTTCGGGATGACACGCGGTTTTTGTCCCGCTTGGTGCTGGACCTGGAGGGCAAACAGTTTTTGCTGCTCAGTTCCGAAGTGCGCGAGGACAAGGACATCCTGGCGGTGGATTTGACCAACCCGGAGTTCACCACCTCCCAGGGCCAGTTCATCGGCCAGGACACCATCCACGTGTTTCGCACCACCTTTTTGTGGCAAAACGCGGCCTACCAGCGGATCCGGGTGCATAACTACGGTTCCCAAACGTTTCGCATTCCCCTGACCTTGCGCTATGAGGCAGACTTTGCCGATATTTTTGAGCTGCGGGGCATCCGGCGCAACCGCCAGGGCAATAGTCTGCCATCCCAGGTGCAATCGGAGCGGGTGGTGCTGCGCTACTGGGGGCTGGACAATGTGGAGCGCCAAACCCATCTCTTGTTCGACCCCGCGCCTACGGTGGTGTCGGCGGATACGGCCCAGTGGTGGGTGACGTTGGCGCCCCAGCAGGAACAGGACCTGTGGCTGACGGTGGTGTGCGCCTATGGGGGGGAGACGCTGACGGTATTGACCTACGACCAGGCCCTACAGGCGGAACGGACCCATCGCCAACGGTTGCGCAGCCAGGCAGCTCACCTGGATACGGGCAACGCCCAGTTCAACGATTGGCTGAACGCCTCCCGGGATGACCTGCTGATGATGCTCACGGAAACCCCCTATGGCCTGTATCCCTACGCGGGCGTGCCCTGGTTCAGTACGGTGTTTGGGCGGGATGGGTTGATCACGGCCCTGGCAACCCTGTGGTGGTATCCCGACATTGCCCGGGGGGTGCTATTGTACCTGGCAGCCCAGCAGGCCACGGAGGAGGACCCCAGCCGGGATGCGGAACCGGGGAAAATCCTGCACGAGCAGCGCCAGGGGGAAATGGCTAAGACCCGGGAGGTGCCCTTCGGTCAGTATTACGGCAGCATTGACGCCACACCCCTATTTGTCGTGCTGGCGGGGCGTTATTTCCGGCGCACGGGGGACCGGGCATTGTTAGCCCAGTTGTGGCCCCACGTGGAGGCGGCGTTGCGCTGGATGGATACCTACGGCGACCGGGATGGGGATGGATTCGTAGAGTACGCCCGCAAGGTGCACACGGGCCTGCGCAACCAGGGTTGGAAGGACTCCGACGATGCCATTTTTTATCCCAATGGGACGATTGCGGAACCGCCTTTGGCCCTGTGCGAGGTGCAGGGATATGTCTATGAGGCGAAACTCCAGGCCGCCCAAATGGCCGAGGCCCTAGAGCAGTGGGAACGGGCAGCTACCCTACGGCAACAGGCATTAGATTTACAACGGCGGTTCTGGCGAGCCTTCTGGTGCGAAGAAATCGGCGGTTATGCCCTGGCGCTGGATGGGGATAAACAACCCTGCCGGGTGCGCAGTTCCAACATGGGACACTGTTTGTTTGCGGGGATCGCCCACCCAGAACACGCTGCCCGCATTGCCGCCCAGATCCTCGAACCCCATTTTTTCAGCGGCTGGGGGATTCGCACGGTGCCCCAGGGGGAAGGCCGCTACAACCCTATGTCCTACCACAACGGCTCGATTTGGCCCCACGATAACGCCCTGATTGCTGCTGGGCTGGCTCGGTATGGGTACAAGGAAGAGGCGGTGCGGGTGTTGACGGCCCTGTTTGACGCCAGCCAGTTTCTGGATTTAAAACGCCTACCGGAACTCTTTTGCGGGTTTGCCCGGCGCCAGCGGGAAGGTCCGACCCTGTATCCGGTGGCCTGCTTGCCCCAAGCTTGGGCGTCAGCGAGTGTGTTTTTGCTCCTCCAGGCTTGTCTGGGTCTAGAGATCGAAGGGGCGACCCAACGGGTGTACTTGCAACAACCGACCTTGCCCCTGTGGTTGCCCCATGTCACCCTGCAAAACCTCACTGTGGGGACAGGTGCTATTGACATCGGTCTGTACTTACACCACGGGGGCGTCAGCATCAATGTGCTGGGGCGGCGGGGCCGGGTAGATCTAATTGTCCAGTGA